One stretch of Lachnospiraceae bacterium oral taxon 096 DNA includes these proteins:
- the trkA gene encoding Trk system potassium transporter TrkA produces the protein MKIIVVGCGKIGRKITEQLSFEGHDVVVIDSNNAVVQDVSDDFDVMGVVGNGASYSVQMEAGIEEANLLIAATDSDEVNLLCCMIAKKAGNCSTIARVRNPVYSSEIDFIKEELGLAMTINPEFAAAQEIARILRFPSAIKIDTFSKGRIEILEFKVPNGSILENETLIEVAKKTTNDILVCTVKRGDKVRIPNGNFVLRAGDMIGIVASPENSKLFFKKVGLDTHQVKDTMIIGGGSIAYYLAQQLIKMGIGIKIVEKDLKRCETLSEKLPSAVIINGDATDENILIEEGIDTCNSFVSLTGIDESNVFLSLFAKSRNKAKTITKINRISFGTVIKGLELDSVISPKIITSERIVRYVRAMQNGIGSNVETLYRIVDNQVEALEFKIHSDASVVGVALEDLNLKDNVLIACINHHGVITIPNGKSVIGVGDTVIVVTTHTGLKDIRDILKEA, from the coding sequence ATGAAGATAATCGTCGTTGGCTGCGGAAAAATTGGAAGAAAGATTACAGAGCAGCTGAGCTTTGAGGGGCATGATGTTGTAGTAATTGATAGCAACAATGCTGTGGTACAGGATGTTTCAGATGATTTTGATGTTATGGGTGTGGTGGGCAATGGTGCAAGTTACTCTGTGCAGATGGAGGCGGGCATTGAGGAGGCCAATCTCTTAATTGCAGCAACAGATTCCGATGAAGTGAATTTACTCTGTTGTATGATTGCAAAGAAGGCAGGTAATTGTTCTACCATTGCCAGAGTAAGAAACCCAGTGTATAGTAGTGAGATTGATTTTATTAAGGAGGAACTTGGTCTTGCAATGACTATCAATCCTGAGTTTGCTGCAGCACAGGAAATTGCTAGAATTTTGCGTTTTCCTTCCGCCATTAAAATCGATACTTTTTCAAAGGGAAGAATTGAGATTTTGGAATTTAAGGTGCCAAATGGATCAATTTTAGAAAATGAGACATTGATTGAAGTGGCCAAGAAGACGACAAATGATATCTTGGTCTGCACGGTAAAGAGAGGGGATAAAGTTCGGATACCAAATGGAAATTTTGTCCTGCGTGCAGGCGATATGATTGGCATCGTGGCATCGCCAGAGAATTCAAAGCTTTTTTTCAAAAAAGTCGGATTGGATACTCATCAAGTGAAGGACACGATGATTATTGGCGGAGGATCCATTGCCTATTATCTTGCACAGCAATTGATAAAAATGGGTATTGGCATTAAAATTGTGGAAAAGGATTTAAAGCGATGTGAGACGCTCAGCGAAAAGTTGCCAAGTGCAGTGATTATCAATGGAGATGCAACAGATGAAAATATTCTGATTGAGGAGGGCATTGATACCTGCAATTCCTTCGTTTCATTGACAGGTATTGATGAATCTAATGTGTTTTTAAGTCTATTTGCCAAGAGCCGAAATAAGGCAAAGACAATAACTAAAATCAATCGAATTTCCTTTGGAACGGTGATCAAAGGGCTGGAACTTGACAGTGTTATTTCACCAAAGATCATTACTTCTGAGCGCATTGTGCGCTATGTTCGTGCAATGCAAAATGGTATCGGCAGCAATGTGGAGACATTGTATCGAATTGTGGATAATCAGGTGGAGGCATTGGAATTTAAAATTCACAGCGATGCATCTGTAGTGGGGGTTGCTCTTGAGGACTTGAACCTAAAAGATAATGTGTTGATTGCCTGCATCAATCATCATGGTGTCATTACTATTCCAAATGGTAAGAGCGTCATTGGGGTTGGTGATACCGTCATTGTGGTGACAACGCATACAGGACTCAAAGACATTCGGGATATCTTAAAGGAGGCATAG
- a CDS encoding TrkH family potassium uptake protein yields the protein MNYSIIVYILGWILKLEGAFMLLPCIVAVIYREKAGFSFLFVAAICLALGFATSIKRPKNPNMFAREGFVTVALSWIVLSAFGALPFVINGDIPNYIDAMFEMVSGFTTTGASILHEVEVLNKCSLFWRSFSHWIGGMGVIVFMLAILPMTNGSTMHLMRAESPGPSVGKLVPKIRDTALILYKIYLVMTVIEFICLVTARMPVFDSMLITFGSAGTGGFGIKNDSIGSYSTLQQSIVTISMILFGVNFNAYYYLLGKHKKDAFKMEEVRWYFIIIAASIIVISINIRNYFDSFFMAFHQAAFQVGSIITTTGYGTTDFDLWPQLSRSILVILMFIGACAGSTGGGLKVSRLLILFKSVKQDMLKFVHPRSVKVMRFDGKAVDKELIRGVSAFFVTYILIFGISAMVISLDGNDLVTNFTAVAATFNNIGPGLAMVGPTANFDVFSYFSKIILIFDMLAGRLELYPILILFVPSIWKRSRNHKE from the coding sequence GTGAATTATTCAATTATTGTCTATATTCTTGGGTGGATTTTAAAATTGGAGGGAGCATTTATGCTACTGCCATGCATTGTTGCCGTGATTTATCGAGAAAAGGCGGGATTTTCGTTTTTGTTTGTCGCAGCGATTTGCCTTGCCCTTGGTTTTGCAACAAGTATAAAGAGACCGAAAAATCCAAATATGTTTGCACGTGAGGGATTTGTCACGGTGGCACTCAGTTGGATTGTGCTCAGTGCTTTTGGTGCCTTACCGTTTGTCATCAATGGAGATATTCCGAATTACATCGATGCAATGTTTGAGATGGTTTCTGGATTTACTACGACAGGTGCAAGTATCTTGCATGAAGTTGAGGTGCTCAATAAATGTAGTCTGTTTTGGAGAAGTTTTTCTCACTGGATTGGTGGAATGGGTGTGATTGTGTTTATGCTTGCAATTTTGCCAATGACCAATGGCTCAACCATGCACTTGATGCGTGCGGAGAGCCCAGGACCAAGTGTAGGAAAATTAGTTCCTAAGATTAGAGATACCGCCCTAATCTTATATAAGATTTATTTGGTGATGACGGTCATTGAATTTATTTGTCTGGTGACTGCCCGTATGCCAGTGTTTGATTCGATGCTAATCACTTTTGGATCAGCAGGAACAGGTGGTTTTGGTATTAAAAATGATAGTATAGGAAGTTACTCCACGCTTCAGCAGTCGATAGTCACCATTTCTATGATTTTATTTGGTGTTAACTTTAATGCCTACTACTACTTACTTGGAAAGCACAAAAAAGATGCATTCAAAATGGAAGAAGTTCGTTGGTACTTTATCATTATTGCGGCATCAATTATTGTCATTTCCATCAATATTCGAAATTATTTTGATAGCTTTTTTATGGCCTTTCATCAGGCTGCCTTTCAAGTGGGATCAATTATTACAACGACAGGATATGGAACAACGGATTTTGACTTGTGGCCGCAGCTTTCGAGATCAATCTTAGTGATTCTCATGTTTATTGGAGCCTGTGCAGGAAGTACAGGTGGAGGATTGAAGGTTTCAAGACTATTAATTTTATTTAAGTCAGTAAAACAGGATATGCTCAAATTTGTCCATCCAAGAAGTGTCAAGGTGATGCGATTTGACGGAAAGGCCGTGGACAAGGAATTGATTCGTGGTGTGAGTGCATTTTTTGTGACTTATATCTTAATCTTTGGCATTTCAGCAATGGTGATCAGCCTAGATGGCAATGATCTTGTCACAAATTTTACTGCAGTGGCGGCAACATTTAATAATATTGGACCAGGTCTGGCTATGGTCGGTCCAACAGCAAACTTTGATGTCTTCTCCTATTTCTCAAAAATTATTTTAATTTTTGATATGCTGGCTGGAAGACTGGAGCTGTATCCAATTTTAATTTTATTTGTTCCAAGCATTTGGAAGAGAAGTCGAAATCATAAGGAATAG
- a CDS encoding molybdopterin-binding protein: MKLIETIHAVGQVLCQDMTQIIPGEFKGARFKKGHIVTEEDIPVLLSMGKEHLYVWEKDENLYHEDEAAEILYEICASEFMDKSEVREGKIEARAQIDGLLKLDKKLLKEVNSFGEMMIATRYNNLPVKKGEKLCGTRIIPLVIEKEKMHRVVELVAGRKILRLLPYKKFKVGLVTTGNEVFQGLIEDKFGPVIRRKVSEYGSTVIRQIIVDDNSDHTKEAVEELIDEGVDMVLCSGGMSVDPDDRTPLAIQSTGARIVSYGSPVLPGAMFLLSYLKKGEKTIPILGLPGCVMYSRRTIFDLVLPRILAEDEILAEELAELGEGGLCMNCDVCTYPHCEFGKGW, encoded by the coding sequence ATGAAGTTAATTGAAACAATTCATGCTGTGGGACAGGTATTATGCCAAGATATGACACAAATTATCCCAGGTGAATTTAAGGGCGCACGCTTTAAAAAGGGACATATTGTGACAGAAGAAGACATACCTGTACTCTTGTCTATGGGCAAGGAGCATCTCTATGTGTGGGAAAAGGATGAAAATCTCTATCATGAGGATGAAGCAGCAGAAATTTTGTATGAGATTTGTGCCAGTGAATTTATGGATAAATCCGAGGTCCGCGAGGGAAAGATTGAGGCAAGAGCACAGATTGATGGGCTTTTAAAGTTAGATAAGAAATTGTTAAAAGAAGTCAATTCCTTTGGAGAGATGATGATTGCGACAAGATATAACAATCTTCCTGTAAAAAAGGGAGAGAAGCTGTGTGGAACGAGAATTATTCCTCTTGTGATTGAAAAAGAGAAGATGCACAGAGTCGTAGAGCTTGTCGCAGGGAGAAAAATACTTCGCCTGTTGCCATATAAAAAATTCAAAGTTGGTCTAGTGACTACAGGAAATGAAGTTTTTCAGGGCTTGATTGAGGATAAGTTTGGACCAGTGATTCGAAGAAAAGTTTCGGAATATGGTTCAACAGTGATAAGACAGATTATTGTCGATGATAATTCAGATCACACCAAGGAGGCCGTCGAGGAATTAATTGATGAAGGTGTCGATATGGTACTTTGTAGTGGTGGAATGAGTGTTGACCCAGATGATCGGACTCCACTAGCTATTCAAAGTACAGGGGCAAGAATTGTTAGCTATGGTTCGCCCGTACTTCCAGGGGCGATGTTTTTATTGTCCTATTTAAAAAAGGGAGAGAAGACGATTCCTATTCTTGGCTTGCCAGGATGTGTGATGTATTCGAGAAGAACGATTTTTGATTTGGTGTTGCCTAGAATTTTGGCTGAAGATGAAATTTTAGCAGAGGAACTGGCTGAACTTGGTGAAGGCGGACTGTGTATGAATTGTGATGTCTGCACTTATCCACATTGTGAATTTGGAAAGGGGTGGTGA
- the moaC gene encoding cyclic pyranopterin monophosphate synthase MoaC, with product MSALIHIVNLERGGDVALNHFDNEGRAIMVDVGAKDDTERIAVTHGFISMNREVFEVVKSGSAKKGDVLGVARVAGIMAVKKTADLIPLCHTLLLNHSSIEFDLDEKKCQIEAICTVKTKGKTGVEMEALTGTSVALLTIYDMCKAMDRGMVISGIELLKKDGGKSGLYER from the coding sequence ATGTCTGCACTTATCCACATTGTGAATTTGGAAAGGGGTGGTGATGTGGCATTAAATCATTTTGACAATGAGGGAAGAGCAATTATGGTCGATGTTGGTGCAAAGGATGATACAGAGCGCATTGCCGTCACCCATGGCTTTATTTCAATGAATCGAGAGGTCTTTGAAGTTGTCAAAAGTGGAAGTGCAAAGAAGGGAGATGTGCTTGGTGTGGCAAGGGTGGCTGGAATTATGGCCGTCAAAAAAACAGCAGATCTCATTCCTCTTTGTCATACTTTGCTATTAAATCATTCCAGCATAGAATTTGATTTAGATGAAAAAAAGTGTCAGATTGAGGCAATTTGTACCGTCAAAACCAAGGGAAAGACGGGCGTGGAGATGGAGGCCTTGACAGGAACAAGTGTGGCACTTTTGACCATCTATGATATGTGCAAGGCCATGGACAGAGGAATGGTCATTTCTGGGATTGAGTTATTAAAGAAGGATGGTGGGAAGAGCGGTCTCTATGAGAGATAG
- the moaA gene encoding GTP 3',8-cyclase MoaA: MRDRFQREIDYIRISVTDKCNFRCRYCMPEEGVETIPHSEVLSFEEIVRVVSVLSELGIKKVKITGGEPLVRRDICTLIQKIAKISGIEDITLTTNGFLLGEMAEQLKRAGIRTINVSVDTLNRREFADICRRDGLDQVLDSIERAKNLGLEIRINTTVSEESNLEELFELLEYFVNRDIPVRFIELMPIGCGHGSRVKNQDLQKMLKKRYPDFVRSNFSGNGPAVYYTFGKNKKVGFISAVHNKFCESCNRIRLSCDGKIKPCLASSLSYDIKAVLRSGGDDKKLKESLEQAIFYKPLEHHFGKEKSGCIKNTMNQIGG, from the coding sequence ATGAGAGATAGATTTCAAAGAGAAATTGATTATATTCGTATTTCTGTGACAGATAAATGCAATTTTCGCTGTCGCTATTGTATGCCAGAAGAAGGGGTAGAGACAATTCCGCACAGCGAAGTTCTTAGTTTTGAAGAGATTGTGCGAGTGGTTTCGGTGTTGAGTGAACTTGGCATAAAGAAGGTAAAGATTACAGGGGGAGAGCCTCTTGTTCGAAGGGATATTTGCACATTGATTCAAAAGATTGCCAAAATTTCAGGTATTGAAGATATTACGCTGACAACCAATGGATTTTTGTTGGGAGAGATGGCAGAACAATTAAAGAGAGCAGGAATTCGTACCATTAATGTCAGCGTTGACACCCTAAACCGAAGGGAATTTGCGGATATTTGCAGAAGAGATGGGCTTGATCAAGTGTTAGATAGTATTGAAAGGGCAAAAAACTTGGGATTAGAGATTCGTATCAATACGACGGTGAGTGAGGAGAGCAATTTAGAAGAATTGTTTGAATTACTTGAATATTTTGTAAATCGGGATATACCCGTGCGATTTATTGAGTTGATGCCGATTGGGTGCGGGCATGGCAGCAGAGTAAAAAATCAGGATTTACAGAAGATGTTAAAGAAAAGGTATCCTGATTTTGTAAGAAGTAACTTTTCAGGAAATGGACCAGCTGTCTACTATACTTTTGGCAAAAATAAGAAAGTGGGATTTATTAGTGCAGTGCACAATAAGTTCTGTGAAAGCTGTAATCGCATTCGCCTAAGTTGTGATGGGAAGATCAAGCCTTGTCTAGCTAGCAGTCTTAGCTATGATATCAAAGCAGTGCTAAGAAGTGGGGGCGATGACAAAAAATTAAAAGAGTCACTTGAACAGGCCATTTTTTACAAGCCATTGGAGCATCATTTTGGCAAGGAAAAAAGTGGATGTATAAAAAATACAATGAATCAAATCGGAGGTTAA
- a CDS encoding MOSC domain-containing protein — protein sequence MGEVMGICISKKRGTAKVEVEEANLIKDFGIEHDAHAGNWHRQVSLLSFETREAFKARGAEIDDGAFGENIIVSGIDLIHLPVGTQIKSGDVLLEVTQIGKECHSHCEIYHRMGECIMPTNGIFTRVLHGGKLKKGDQIKVCTE from the coding sequence ATGGGCGAAGTAATGGGAATATGTATCAGTAAAAAGCGAGGTACAGCCAAAGTAGAGGTTGAGGAAGCGAATCTTATCAAAGACTTTGGCATTGAACATGATGCTCATGCGGGAAATTGGCATCGCCAAGTGAGTTTGCTTTCCTTTGAGACAAGAGAGGCATTTAAGGCCCGTGGGGCAGAGATTGATGATGGTGCATTTGGTGAAAATATCATTGTCAGTGGCATTGATTTAATCCATCTTCCTGTGGGCACTCAAATAAAATCAGGCGATGTATTGCTTGAGGTCACACAGATTGGCAAGGAGTGTCATTCACACTGTGAGATTTATCACCGCATGGGTGAGTGCATTATGCCAACTAATGGGATATTTACAAGAGTACTTCATGGTGGAAAATTAAAGAAGGGAGATCAAATCAAGGTATGTACAGAGTAG
- a CDS encoding MogA/MoaB family molybdenum cofactor biosynthesis protein, producing the protein MYRVGIVTLSDKGASGQREDASGPLIKDLLPKDQYEVIRYVLLPDDKEELKKELIDMADHLKLDLVLTTGGTGFSPRDITPEATREVADRLAEGIAQAIRNYSMSITKRAMLSRATSVIRKNTLIINMPGSPKAVREELEFILDTLPHGLDVLQGNVNDCARK; encoded by the coding sequence ATGTACAGAGTAGGAATTGTCACCTTGAGCGACAAGGGAGCAAGTGGGCAAAGAGAAGATGCATCGGGTCCACTGATTAAAGATTTGTTGCCAAAAGATCAATATGAAGTCATCAGGTATGTCTTACTTCCTGACGATAAGGAAGAGTTAAAAAAGGAGTTGATCGATATGGCAGATCATCTCAAGTTAGACCTTGTACTTACTACAGGAGGAACAGGATTTTCGCCCAGAGATATTACACCGGAGGCAACAAGAGAAGTTGCTGACCGCTTGGCTGAGGGCATTGCACAGGCCATTCGAAATTACAGTATGAGTATTACAAAGCGTGCGATGTTATCGAGGGCGACCAGTGTTATTCGAAAGAATACACTCATCATTAATATGCCAGGTAGTCCAAAGGCAGTGCGTGAGGAATTGGAGTTTATTTTAGATACTTTACCACATGGACTCGATGTGCTACAGGGAAATGTCAATGATTGTGCAAGAAAGTAA
- the modA gene encoding molybdate ABC transporter substrate-binding protein → MKRWKLVLIAIVAVGATTALVACAGKAGKDKAEKSETSAASTNAGASNAKGQLTLGAAASLEKVFSDKIIPMFNEKYPDIKVTGTYDSSGKIQAQIEEGAKIDVFFSAATKQMDELDEKGLMDTASIHPMLENKLVMIAAKDKAEQFTSFEQIANAKKVAIGDPKSVPAGAYAKEVLESMEIWDAVQDKLSLGSNVTEVLNWVADGSASVGLVYVTDAKKLADKVSVIEEAPEGTLKEKIVYPIGIVKNSDNAAAAKIFVDFLKTDAVKQVFVESGFTVE, encoded by the coding sequence ATGAAAAGATGGAAATTGGTCTTGATAGCAATAGTAGCGGTAGGTGCAACAACCGCTTTGGTGGCCTGTGCAGGAAAAGCAGGAAAGGACAAGGCTGAAAAGTCAGAAACATCAGCAGCATCGACCAATGCAGGAGCTTCTAATGCGAAGGGGCAGTTGACCTTGGGAGCAGCGGCATCGCTGGAGAAGGTATTTAGTGATAAAATTATTCCGATGTTTAATGAGAAGTACCCAGACATTAAAGTGACAGGAACTTATGATAGTTCAGGAAAGATTCAGGCACAAATTGAGGAAGGTGCAAAGATCGATGTTTTCTTTTCAGCAGCTACGAAACAGATGGATGAACTAGATGAGAAGGGCTTAATGGATACGGCCTCTATTCATCCAATGCTTGAGAATAAGCTGGTGATGATTGCAGCCAAGGACAAGGCAGAGCAATTTACCAGTTTTGAGCAAATTGCTAATGCAAAGAAAGTGGCCATTGGAGATCCAAAGAGTGTGCCAGCGGGAGCCTATGCAAAGGAAGTTTTAGAGAGCATGGAGATTTGGGATGCTGTGCAGGACAAATTAAGTCTTGGCAGCAATGTCACCGAAGTGCTCAATTGGGTTGCTGATGGCAGTGCAAGTGTAGGTCTTGTCTATGTAACTGATGCAAAAAAATTGGCAGATAAGGTTTCCGTAATTGAAGAGGCTCCAGAGGGAACATTAAAGGAAAAAATTGTTTATCCAATTGGTATCGTGAAGAATTCAGATAATGCTGCTGCTGCAAAAATATTTGTTGACTTCTTGAAGACGGATGCAGTAAAGCAGGTATTTGTAGAAAGTGGATTTACTGTAGAATAG
- the modB gene encoding molybdate ABC transporter permease subunit, translating to MDFRPIFVSLKTASISIVCTFFLGIALAAWVTTIQSKKKKAMIDGILTLPMVLPPTVAGFFLLYLFGAKRPIGKIFEKIFGMPIVFSFGATVIAAVAISLPLMYRSARGAIEQVDREVVLAARTLGLSEQMIFWKIILPMARPGILSGGILAFTRGLGEFGATTMIAGNIAGKTRTLPLAIYSAVAAGDMKEAGDYVLILVVFSFFAVMCIDVLGGKK from the coding sequence ATGGATTTTCGTCCGATTTTTGTATCATTAAAAACGGCATCCATTTCTATTGTCTGTACATTCTTTTTGGGAATTGCTTTGGCTGCCTGGGTGACAACCATTCAATCTAAGAAAAAAAAGGCAATGATCGATGGAATATTGACATTGCCTATGGTTCTGCCACCGACGGTGGCAGGATTTTTTCTTTTATACCTTTTTGGTGCAAAGAGGCCAATTGGAAAAATTTTTGAGAAAATATTTGGTATGCCGATTGTATTTTCTTTTGGTGCGACCGTCATTGCAGCTGTGGCCATTTCTCTCCCACTGATGTATCGCTCAGCAAGGGGGGCAATCGAACAGGTAGACAGAGAAGTAGTTCTTGCAGCACGGACACTGGGACTTTCGGAGCAAATGATTTTTTGGAAAATTATTTTGCCCATGGCAAGACCAGGCATTTTGTCAGGAGGGATACTTGCCTTTACCAGAGGGCTTGGAGAATTTGGTGCAACCACAATGATTGCGGGAAATATCGCAGGAAAGACAAGAACTTTGCCTCTGGCGATCTATTCGGCCGTGGCAGCAGGCGATATGAAAGAGGCAGGAGATTATGTCCTAATTTTAGTTGTCTTTTCCTTTTTTGCCGTGATGTGCATTGATGTCTTGGGAGGAAAGAAGTAA
- a CDS encoding ATP-binding cassette domain-containing protein — MALFVDITKKLEHFTLQVQMSTKNIGVVGILGASGCGKSMTLRCIAGIEIPDSGKIILNGRVLYDSEKKICLPPQKRKVGYLFQQYALFPHMTVRENLEIVAGVAKTENEIAKYLALLHIEEIVDSYPERLSGGQKQRVAMARMLLTKPELVLLDEPFSALDNYLKESLELEIMQLFQKLSVESIMVTHSREEAYRICSYLFVFERGQVSREGETTEVFQDPKTVAAAKLTGCKNIFSIKKKSEKFMDISEINMCFNFVGDIPKDIRYVGIRAHDLCFREGEGENNLLVKSVKFLEDPFEQIAIINDKIWLKCAKSENILKKIEEGQRLHFPPQKLMLLK; from the coding sequence ATGGCATTGTTTGTGGATATCACAAAGAAATTGGAACATTTTACATTGCAAGTTCAGATGTCGACAAAAAATATAGGTGTGGTGGGGATACTCGGAGCATCGGGATGTGGAAAGAGTATGACACTTCGCTGTATTGCGGGCATTGAAATACCAGACAGCGGAAAGATTATTTTGAATGGAAGAGTTTTGTATGACAGTGAAAAGAAAATTTGTCTTCCACCACAAAAGAGGAAAGTTGGTTATCTCTTTCAGCAATATGCACTATTCCCTCACATGACAGTGAGAGAAAATTTAGAGATTGTCGCCGGGGTCGCAAAGACAGAAAATGAGATTGCAAAATATTTGGCACTACTTCATATTGAAGAAATTGTAGACAGTTATCCCGAAAGATTGTCTGGAGGGCAAAAACAGAGAGTGGCGATGGCAAGAATGCTATTGACAAAACCAGAACTTGTCCTTCTCGATGAACCATTTTCTGCACTGGATAATTATTTAAAGGAAAGCTTGGAATTAGAGATTATGCAACTATTTCAGAAACTTTCTGTAGAATCTATTATGGTGACACACAGTAGGGAGGAAGCTTATCGCATATGCAGTTATCTTTTTGTTTTTGAACGCGGGCAAGTTTCTAGGGAGGGAGAAACGACAGAAGTATTTCAAGATCCAAAGACCGTGGCAGCAGCAAAATTGACAGGTTGCAAAAATATTTTTTCAATCAAAAAAAAGAGTGAAAAATTTATGGATATTTCTGAAATTAATATGTGTTTCAATTTTGTGGGGGACATTCCAAAAGACATCCGTTATGTGGGGATTCGAGCCCATGATTTGTGCTTTAGAGAAGGCGAAGGAGAGAATAATTTACTTGTAAAAAGCGTAAAGTTTTTAGAGGATCCCTTTGAGCAAATCGCGATTATCAATGATAAGATATGGTTAAAATGTGCAAAGAGTGAGAATATCTTGAAAAAGATAGAAGAAGGACAGAGATTGCATTTTCCACCACAGAAGTTGATGCTCCTAAAGTGA
- a CDS encoding isocitrate/isopropylmalate dehydrogenase family protein — protein sequence MESGFENAIEQFRELLSEQCARAVKLAEEKDGVDFSSKKEIVIGVVDGDGIGPVIMKEARNLLQELLRDEIASGKVRLKDIEGLTVENRLEKGQSIPDDVLEELKSCDVILKGPTTTPNGGTLESANVTLRRELDLFANVRPVCVPSQEIDWIFFRENTEGEYVLGSRGIHVDLGDTSLSMDFKVTSEYGTKRIARSAFEYARQNHKKHVAIVTKANIMKKTDGEFSRICHEMAKEYPELEVGEWYVDIMTANLLNENIRKNFEVFILPNLYGDIITDEAAQIQGGVGTAGSANIGSKYAMFEAIHGSAPRMVEEGLADYANPSSVFKATEMMLGHIGLEKKAKVLARALKICAEEEKKVVVDGTKNGATAHEFGTYVLETIKRME from the coding sequence ATGGAGAGTGGATTCGAAAATGCCATAGAGCAATTTAGAGAGTTGCTCAGCGAGCAATGTGCAAGGGCAGTGAAGTTGGCCGAGGAAAAAGATGGTGTAGATTTTTCTTCAAAGAAGGAGATTGTGATCGGTGTAGTGGATGGCGATGGCATTGGACCAGTGATTATGAAAGAAGCAAGAAATCTTTTGCAAGAACTTTTAAGAGATGAAATTGCAAGTGGAAAAGTTCGATTGAAAGATATTGAGGGATTGACTGTAGAAAATCGCCTAGAAAAGGGGCAATCTATTCCAGATGATGTGCTTGAAGAGTTAAAATCTTGTGATGTGATCTTGAAAGGGCCAACAACAACGCCAAATGGTGGAACTTTGGAAAGTGCCAATGTGACTTTGAGAAGAGAGCTTGATTTATTTGCGAATGTTCGCCCAGTCTGTGTGCCATCACAGGAAATTGATTGGATCTTTTTTAGAGAAAACACAGAGGGAGAGTATGTGCTTGGATCAAGGGGAATTCATGTAGATCTTGGGGATACCAGTCTTTCTATGGACTTTAAGGTGACTTCAGAATATGGAACAAAAAGAATTGCAAGATCAGCCTTTGAATATGCAAGGCAAAATCATAAAAAGCATGTAGCCATTGTGACGAAGGCCAATATTATGAAAAAGACGGATGGTGAGTTTTCTCGCATCTGCCATGAGATGGCCAAGGAGTATCCAGAACTTGAAGTTGGAGAGTGGTATGTGGATATTATGACAGCAAATCTTCTCAATGAAAATATTCGTAAAAATTTTGAGGTCTTTATATTGCCAAATCTCTATGGAGATATTATTACGGATGAGGCTGCACAGATACAAGGAGGAGTGGGAACGGCAGGGTCTGCCAATATTGGTTCAAAGTATGCAATGTTTGAGGCCATCCATGGCTCTGCACCGAGAATGGTGGAGGAGGGACTTGCCGACTATGCAAACCCTTCCAGCGTCTTTAAGGCCACGGAGATGATGCTTGGCCATATTGGTCTAGAGAAAAAAGCAAAAGTATTGGCAAGAGCATTAAAGATTTGTGCGGAAGAAGAGAAAAAAGTGGTTGTCGATGGAACAAAAAATGGGGCAACAGCCCATGAATTTGGAACTTATGTATTGGAAACGATAAAAAGAATGGAATAG
- a CDS encoding uracil-DNA glycosylase family protein → MNERMKEILVEVEKDPRNRDYTERGIYPIVQISENAKILIVGQAPGRIVEETKIPFNDKSGDTLRSWLGMTREVFYSEKMAIMPMDFYYPGKGKSGDLPPRKFMAEYHERLLAEMKTIELTILVGKYAQDHYLGKSRKNLTEVVKNYQDYLPKYFPIVHPSPLNIRWQKKNPWFIEEVVPKLKEKVEQIL, encoded by the coding sequence ATGAATGAGAGAATGAAAGAAATTTTGGTAGAGGTGGAAAAAGATCCAAGAAATCGTGATTATACAGAAAGAGGAATTTATCCCATTGTACAAATAAGTGAAAATGCAAAGATTTTAATTGTTGGTCAAGCTCCAGGAAGAATTGTAGAGGAGACAAAAATTCCATTTAATGATAAGTCAGGCGACACGCTTCGCTCATGGTTGGGAATGACAAGAGAAGTTTTTTATTCAGAAAAGATGGCCATTATGCCTATGGATTTTTATTATCCTGGAAAGGGAAAGAGTGGGGATCTTCCGCCAAGGAAGTTTATGGCTGAGTACCACGAGCGACTCTTGGCGGAAATGAAAACGATTGAGCTGACAATTCTTGTCGGGAAGTATGCACAGGATCATTACCTTGGAAAGAGCAGAAAAAACTTAACAGAGGTGGTCAAAAACTATCAAGATTATCTGCCAAAGTATTTTCCTATTGTCCATCCAAGTCCATTGAATATTCGTTGGCAGAAGAAAAATCCTTGGTTTATTGAGGAGGTTGTGCCAAAATTAAAGGAGAAAGTGGAACAAATTCTATAG